Proteins found in one Carassius auratus strain Wakin chromosome 42, ASM336829v1, whole genome shotgun sequence genomic segment:
- the LOC113060512 gene encoding sushi domain-containing protein 4-like, with protein sequence MFHHGDKEGKKSAFGPPVYGRVVLSIILPLFVLPPFLVTAFPGNTVVEQFCKDPGVPEHGIRTPSSGLFFEDSVARFACVDGYSLKGPAKIICTRFHNGSVGWKPSLKPVCLSEDCLPPFIEDADITNKTYRPGDSLIISCHEGFQIRYPDTETMESVCQSDGTWDNQPTCQGCLRPLMPPHSYMNVSETEFSVPVGTVVHYQCFPGYKLEGPEFLECMYNLIWSNTPPRCLDVEACSLPPMIKHGDYVCHPQPCDRYIHGTVVEYYCSSGYSLANDYKYITCQYGQWFPQMQVYCIKDDTTWPGFQDSLLTTWKVVACTATSVLLALLLVITGKTFHSKCKSQQSPSEAQAESRDPNILVVDGVAVPLPSYEEAISGTYCQPPNDPPPAGLGSAQHSEEQTPPSYPGHTGSQNGVPLDTGEDETFDSISDTSECFQGIQPSSSHAGGLNNTSEKTNAITSMEETASTSPSIDIADEIPLVEDGEVDC encoded by the exons ATGTTTCATCATGGTGATAAAGAAGGCAAGAAATCTGCATTTGGACCTCCTGTCTACGGCCGGGTTGTTCTCTCGATTATCCTCCCCCTCTTCGTCCTCCCTCCTTTTCTGGTCACCGCCTTCCCGGGTAACACAGTAG TGGAGCAGTTCTGCAAGGATCCTGGTGTTCCTGAGCACGGAATCAGAACTCCAAGCAGCGGTTTGTTCTTTGAAGACTCAGTGGCCAGGTTTGCTTGTGTGGATGGTTATAGCTTAAAGGGGCCAGCAAAGATCATCTGCACGCGCTTCCATAATGGATCGGTAGGCTGGAAACCAAGCCTTAAACCAGTGTGCCTTTCAGAAG ACTGTCTTCCTCCATTCATCGAGGATGCTGACATCACAAATAAAACATACAGGCCTGGCGACAGCCTCATTATTAGCTGTCATGAGGGATTTCAGATCCGATACCCTGACACGGAAACTATGGAATCAGTCTGTCAGTCCGATGGGACATGGGATAATCAGCCAACTTGTCAAG GCTGCCTCCGGCCGCTGATGCCTCCACACAGTTACATGAACGTCTCAGAAACAGAGTTCTCTGTGCCTGTTGGGACTGTAGTCCACTACCAGTGTTTTCCTGGTTACAAATTGGAGGGACCTGAATTTCTGGAATGCATGTATAACCTCATCTGGTCAAACACGCCACCCCGTTGCCTTGATGTTGAGG CATGCTCTTTACCCCCAATGATAAAACATGGAGATTACGTGTGCCACCCACAACCATGTGACCGTTACATTCATGGGACGGTCGTAGAATACTACTGTTCTTCTGGCTACTCTCTAGCGAATGACTATAAATACATCACCTGCCAGTACGGACAATGGTTTCCACAAATGCAGGTCTACTGCATCAAAGATG ACACAACCTGGCCTGGTTTTCAAGACTCCCTTCTAACCACATGGAAAGTAGTGGCATGCACGGCCACTAGTGTGCTGCTAGCCCTGCTCTTAGTGATCACAGGCAAGACGTTCCACTCGAAATGCAAATCCCAGCAAAGTCCAAG tgaAGCGCAAGCTGAGAGCCGAGATCCAAACATCTTGGTTGTAGATGGTGTGGCTGTACCTCTTCCCTCTTATGAAGAGGCTATTAGTGGTACCTACTGTCAGCCCCCAAACGATCCGCCCCCTGCTGGTCTGGGGAGCGCACAGCATTCAGAAGAACAAACCCCACCTTCATATCCCGGGCATACAGGGAGTCAGAATGGGGTGCCGTTGGACACTGGTGAGGATGAGACCTTTGATAGCATCTCGGACACATCAGAATGTTTTCAAGGCATACAGCCATCTTCCTCCCATGCTGGTGGACTCAATAACACGTCTGAGAAAACCAATGCCATCACCTCTATGGAGGAAACCGCCTCCACAAGCCCCAGCATCGACATTGCAGATG AAATTCCTCTCGTGGAGGACGGTGAAGTGGACTGCTGA